The following coding sequences lie in one Chanos chanos chromosome 4, fChaCha1.1, whole genome shotgun sequence genomic window:
- the LOC115810616 gene encoding dimethylaniline monooxygenase [N-oxide-forming] 5 isoform X2 yields MVKRVAVIGAGSSGLACIKCCVDEGLEPVCFESSDDIGGLWRFKENPEPDRASIYHSVIINTSKEMMCYSDFPIPADFPNFMHNSLIMDYFRMYAEHFQLRRFIRFQTKVLQVTPRPDFSHSGQWDVEIECADGQREKHVFDAVMVCIGHHCYPNMPLKDFPGIDTFKGKYFHSRDYKTPDEWRGKRVVVIGIGNSGGDIAVELSRVAKQVFLSTRRGSWILNRVGPNGIPLDMTFSRLTDMLRHTLPFDFLCGVVESQLNKRFNHELYRLQPEHR; encoded by the exons ATGGTGAAGCGTGTGGCAGTGATCGGTGCAGGGAGTTCGGGTCTGGCCTGTATTAAGTGCTGTGTGGACGAGGGCCTGGAGCCTGTGTGCTTTGAGAGCAGTGATGACATCGGGGGACTGTGGAGGTTTAAG GAGAATCCAGAACCGGACCGGGCCAGTATCTACCACTCCGTCATCATTAACACATCTAAGGAAATGATGTGTTACAGTGACTTCCCCATTCCGGCTGACTTCCCTAATTTCATGCACAATTCCCTCATTATGGACTACTTCCGGATGTACGCAGAGCACTTCCAGCTCAGACGCTTCATTCGTTTTCAG ACGAAGGTCCTACAGGTCACACCAAGGCCAGATTTTTCCCACTCTGGCCAGTGGGACGTGGAGATTGAGTGTGCAGACGGGCAGAGGGAGAAACATGTGTTTGATGCTGTCATGGTCTGTATAGGACATCACTGCTACCCAAACATGCCGCTCAAGGACTTTCCAG GCATAGACACGTTTAAAGGAAAATACTTCCATAGCCGAGACTACAAAACCCCAGACGAGTGGCGCGGGAAGAGAGTGGTTGTGATTGGAATTGGGAATTCTGGAGGGGATATCGCTGTGGAGCTCAGCAGGGTGGCCAAGCag GTTTTCCTCAGCACTCGAAGGGGTTCATGGATCTTAAATCGAGTGGGACCAAATGGCATTCCTTTGGACATGACCTTCAGCAGGCTGACAGATATGTTGAGGCATACACTGCCCTTTGATTTCCTCTGCGGCGTTGTCGAGAGTCAACTCAACAAAAGGTTCAACCATGAGCTGTACAGGCTACAGCCtgagcacaggtaa
- the LOC115810616 gene encoding dimethylaniline monooxygenase [N-oxide-forming] 5 isoform X1 produces the protein MVKRVAVIGAGSSGLACIKCCVDEGLEPVCFESSDDIGGLWRFKENPEPDRASIYHSVIINTSKEMMCYSDFPIPADFPNFMHNSLIMDYFRMYAEHFQLRRFIRFQTKVLQVTPRPDFSHSGQWDVEIECADGQREKHVFDAVMVCIGHHCYPNMPLKDFPGIDTFKGKYFHSRDYKTPDEWRGKRVVVIGIGNSGGDIAVELSRVAKQVFLSTRRGSWILNRVGPNGIPLDMTFSRLTDMLRHTLPFDFLCGVVESQLNKRFNHELYRLQPEHRIFNQHPMVNDDLPNRILSGTIAVKPNVQKFQGSSVVFEDGTVEADIDLVVFATGYTFGFPFLPSSVLSVSGNKTSLYKYMLPPGLEHPSLVVIGLIQPLGAIMPISEMQARWATRVFKGLNKLPSMNDILKDIKAKENAMAKRYVLSQRHTIQVDYIPYMDELARQIGVRPNVLSLLLRDPKLGLSILFGPCTPYQFRLCGPGQWKGARQAILTQWDRVAQPLKTRSVKDKESSHSHLRLLLPLSAAALLSAVYYRGASLASLLPDPAVVLDRIRAYLPLPTQ, from the exons ATGGTGAAGCGTGTGGCAGTGATCGGTGCAGGGAGTTCGGGTCTGGCCTGTATTAAGTGCTGTGTGGACGAGGGCCTGGAGCCTGTGTGCTTTGAGAGCAGTGATGACATCGGGGGACTGTGGAGGTTTAAG GAGAATCCAGAACCGGACCGGGCCAGTATCTACCACTCCGTCATCATTAACACATCTAAGGAAATGATGTGTTACAGTGACTTCCCCATTCCGGCTGACTTCCCTAATTTCATGCACAATTCCCTCATTATGGACTACTTCCGGATGTACGCAGAGCACTTCCAGCTCAGACGCTTCATTCGTTTTCAG ACGAAGGTCCTACAGGTCACACCAAGGCCAGATTTTTCCCACTCTGGCCAGTGGGACGTGGAGATTGAGTGTGCAGACGGGCAGAGGGAGAAACATGTGTTTGATGCTGTCATGGTCTGTATAGGACATCACTGCTACCCAAACATGCCGCTCAAGGACTTTCCAG GCATAGACACGTTTAAAGGAAAATACTTCCATAGCCGAGACTACAAAACCCCAGACGAGTGGCGCGGGAAGAGAGTGGTTGTGATTGGAATTGGGAATTCTGGAGGGGATATCGCTGTGGAGCTCAGCAGGGTGGCCAAGCag GTTTTCCTCAGCACTCGAAGGGGTTCATGGATCTTAAATCGAGTGGGACCAAATGGCATTCCTTTGGACATGACCTTCAGCAGGCTGACAGATATGTTGAGGCATACACTGCCCTTTGATTTCCTCTGCGGCGTTGTCGAGAGTCAACTCAACAAAAGGTTCAACCATGAGCTGTACAGGCTACAGCCtgagcacag aattttcaACCAGCACCCGATGGTGAACGATGACCTACCCAATCGGATTCTCTCGGGCACGATCGCAGTAAAGCCAAACGTGCAAAAGTTCCAGGGCTCTAGTGTGGTATTTGAAGATGGCACTGTTGAAGCTGACATTGACCTGGTGGTATTTGCTACAGGTTACACTTTTGGCTTCCCCTTCCTGCCCTCCAGTGTTCTTTCTGTGTCAGGAAACAAAACCTCCCTGTATAAGTACATGCTTCCCCCTGGGCTAGAGCACCCCTCCCTGGTGGTGATTGGACTCATTCAGCCTCTGGGGGCAATCATGCCCATATCGGAGATGCAGGCGCGCTGGGCTACACGCGTCTTTAAAG GGCTGAATAAGCTTCCATCAATGAATGACATACTCAAAGACATCAAAGCAAAGGAGAATGCCATGGCTAAGAG GTATGTGCTGTCCCAGAGACACACCATTCAGGTGGACTATATCCCCTACATGGACGAGCTAGCGCGGCAAATAGGTGTGCGTCCAAATGTCCTCTCCCTGCTTCTGCGGGACCCAAAGTTGGGTCTGAGTATCCTGTTCGGTCCCTGTACTCCATACCAGTTTCGGTTGTGTGGGCCTGGCCAGTGGAAAGGAGCACGTCAAGCCATCCTCACACAGTGGGACAGGGTCGCTCAGCCCCTGAAGACGCGAAGTGTAAAGGACAAGGAGTCCAGTCACTCCCATCTCCGTCTCCTCCTCCCTTTGTCTGCGGCTGCACTGCTCTCCGCTGTGTACTACAGGGGGGCCAGTCTCGCCTCTCTCCTGCCTGACCCTGCTGTGGTCCTGGACAGGATAAGGGCTTATCTACCCCTGCCAACCCAGTAA